The Patescibacteria group bacterium DNA window TTTACCATAGAGACAATATCCGTCTCCTGAAAACCGACTTGTCGCACCTTTGTATTTCCTTTTTGTTCGTGATTATTTACTTGCCCAGTAATATACAGAGCTGGGATAGAATCAAACCACGCGCAACACATACCGGTGATGAGATTGGTCGCGCCAGGACCACTGGTTGCCATCGCGACACCGATGGTGCCAGATAGACGCGAGTAGGCCTCTGCCGCCATTGCCGCGCCTTGCTCGTTTTGATGGCACACATAGTCAATGCCTTTGATATTGCGAAAAGAATCAACGACATGCGCGATAGCGCCACCCGTGATAAGAAATACTTTTTTTACTTTTCTGTCAGCGAGATGTTGAACGACGTAATCTGAAAGTTTCATATGCGATGATTATTTATAATATGACGAATGATATATTTTGGCCGAGCTTTTACCTCTTCAAAAATCTTTGCCATGTATTCTCCTAAAATTGCTAAAATGCAAAATTGAACACTACCGATGAAGAGAATAACAACTATGAGTGTGAGAAATCCGCGTGGCGCTGGGTAAAAAATAGCAAAAAACGGAAAGGCAAGGATCGCAATCATAGTCGCTATCATGGCGACAAATGCAATATTTGAGATAAACGAAAGAGGTGCGTATGAAAAAGATATTAAACCTTTTTTCGCGACTCGGATATACAAACCAAGATTTGTCGATGAGCGGCCTGCGGCACGCTCGAGACGGGTATATTCTACACCAGTATGCTTAAACCCGACCCATGCGCGCAGTCCCCGCATAAACCTGTCGCGTTCCGGCATGCTGTTGAGAACATCAGCGACCTTCCTATCAATGATACAGAAATCGCCCGCATGCATTGGCATCTCTATATATGAATATCTACGAAACAAACGGTAAAAAGTTTTATATGCAAAACCCAAAAATATACCCATTTTACGCTTACTCCTAACACCATACACGACCTCATACCCCTCAAGCCATTTTTGTACAAATTGTGAGATAAGCTCAGGCGGGTCTTGGATATCACCATCAATCCAAATAACAGCGTCCCCCGAAGCGTATTCCGTGCCTGCCGAATACGAAGTATCTGAACTCCCAAAGTTACGAGACATCAGAATCGCCGAAACGCGCTGATCTTGCTCACACAAAGATTGGTACAATTCGGCGGAATTATCACGACTAGCATTATCAACAAACACAAACTCGTAGTGAGGCGTGATGTGCACAAACGCCTCTGTCAACCGCTTGTACATCGCGGGAATATTTTCAGCTTCGTTATAGCAAGCTATGATGACTGATATTTTTTTATCGGTGATATGCTCTTTCATATGTCTTTATAAAAAGACTGATTTTTACCGAACCACAAAAGAGTCTTGTCCAAACCCTTATCCAAAGAAACTTTGGGTTCCCAGTCTAGCATTTTTTTTGCCTTTGAGATATCAGCCTGCCAACGAGATGATTCCCAAGGACGACCCGCGTTGGCATTTCTCCACGAACATTGCGAAGATGACCCTACCTTTTGTAAAATTTTTTCAACGACAGTGCGGACGGAAAACTCTCCCCCGCTTCCGATATTGAATACTTCTCCTCTGCACTTTACTGCATTTTTCGCACACTGTACATATGCTTCTATAACATCATCGATATACACGAAATCTCTTACTGATTGGGGATCACCCAATGAAAGATTTTCACCACGCGAAGCGCGCGCGATAGCATACGACATAAGACGACTAGCATCGTCATACGGCCCGTAGGGAGAAAAGAGGCGCAGTGTGACAATAGGTCTCGACTCTTTTTGAGCTACCAAAGTCGCGTAGTGTGTAGCAGCGAGTTTACTGATGCCATAGGCTGTCGTAGGTTCGCATATATCAGCTTCGTGCATGGGATTTTGCTTCTGCCCATATTCAGCGGAACTGCCGGTATTGATAAAACACGCATAATTCAAGTCGCTCACCGCGTCTACAAGATTTATAAAACCGCAAACATTATTTTCAATCATCTCGCTGTCAGATACATGAGCTCCCGCGTATACGCCTGCAGTAGCAAGATGATAAATAAATTCCGGTTGTACCGTATGCGCTATCGTACGCACCGTAGCCTTATCGCATAGATCGGCCTTGTGCCAAGTGATCTTGTCCGCGATATCGGCAAGTCGCCAATTTGGCTTATCAGCACGCACCAGCGCGTGAACCCGCTCGCCCTGATTCACGAGTCTTCGCACTAAATTCGCACCAACAAAGCCACCGGCGCCGGTCACGAGCGAGACGCGCGAAGTGTTAGACATTACCTTTAGTATGTAAAAATTTGCGGTACCAGTCTATAGTACGACGCAATCCTTCATCAAAGCCAAGCTTGGGACTCCATCCGAGCATTTCCCGCGCTTTTTTAGCAGACAGATATTGATGAAGAATCTCGTTGCGAGCTTCGTTCATGATAAGTGGCTCGAGCGAGCTGCCCATCAATGTGCCGATCCGTTCTACTACTTCACGCACTGACATCTGGAGTTCGTTTGAAAAATTAAAGGCGTGTCCGTGAATTTTAGGATCATCCATTTTTTCTGCGAGCGTGATATACGCATCAGCTGCGTCTTCGATATAAAAATAATCGCGAATAAAAGTACCGTCAGAACGGATCACGGGACGCTGACCGGCAACCAACGCACGAATGGTCTCGGGAACAATACGATTAAAATTCAAATCGCCGGGACCAAAAAAATTGCCGCAGCGCGTAATGGTCACTGGTACACTATAGGTACTGTGATACATTTGCGCGATTAGATCGGCAGCACTCTTGGACACATCATACGGATGTGAACCGCGCAATGGCGCGTCTTCAGTATAGGGGAGCTCTTTGTGAATGCCGTATGCTTTGTCAGAAGAAGCAATAATAATCTTTTTTACATTAGGATTGCGGCGCACGGCTTCGAGTATATTCCAGGTACCGCGCACATTTGCCTCGAGTGTTGGGAGAGGATTGCGATTTGCAATCTGCACGATGGTTTGTGCGGCTGTATGAAATACCGTATCGATCTCATACTCGTTGAGCGCTCGTTCAAGGATGTGGTAGCTTTCAAGACTGCCGCGCACGACATTGACGCGACCCGCGTAACCGGAGGTTAAAAGATATGAATCAGGCACCATATCGCGTATGAGTACCGTCACGCGAGCGCCGGCATCAACCAAATATTTGACGAGCCACGAGCCCAAAAGCCCTGTAGCTCCGGTGATAAATACATTTTTATGTTGCCAATATCCAAGCGTCATGATTCCCAATTCATACAACAAAAATCGATATTGCGCAAGAGTCAGAATAAAAAAGAGCGGACACCCGTTGGTGTCCGCTCGCGCGAATCGCGCCTACAGAATCTGGAGACCCTGGTCATCGACGAGGTAGGCTAGAGGAGCTTCGAAGCTCCTGAAAGCGGCGACCGCGTCATCGAGCGCATCGTACACGCGCCCAGAATCGACCCGATCGGCGCTTTCACCGAAATAGTTCCAGTTGCAAACCCGCCACTTCCACTGCGGCGCCTTCGACTTGTGGTCGTGCCAGATTCCCTTCTGGCACATCGTCTCCATCCGCATGAAATGCGCGCGAAGGCAGTCGATGTACTTCTTGTGATGCCCGAGGGTATCTTCGGGAATCGCGTTGAGCGGAAACCAGGTGCCCACACTTGGCTCGCCCTTCACCTCACAGACGAAGAATCTGGCCATCTGGTGATTGGGCACCCAGCCGGTCTCGGGTCGGGTGTTGAAGTCGCGGATGTGCCAGAAGGAGCTGAGCTTGAGATCCGTCTCTTTCTTGATGCACCGCGCGAGCCACTCCTCGTCCGACTCGCCGTGGAGGATGTACCCTCCAACCATGTGCCAGCCCTTGTAGTGCGGATCCTCACGGTACCACATGAGGACTTCCTTCGAGCCATCAGCACACGTACGCACGAGTGCCTGCTCGGACGGGACGAACGGCAAGATGGGGAAGAAGCTTTCGAAGACCTCAGTCCCCGTTCGCTTCCAGCCAACCTTGGCTTGGAGCTTGAGGTAGAGATCCCTCTCCTCGTCGCTGAGTTCGGTTACCTCTGGTTGCACTATTACCTCCTGTGTTTGTGCTGTTTTCCTCGCTTGGGAAACCATTTTATTTCAACGAGGTCTGGAAAATACCATACCACAATATA harbors:
- a CDS encoding glycosyltransferase family 2 protein, coding for MKEHITDKKISVIIACYNEAENIPAMYKRLTEAFVHITPHYEFVFVDNASRDNSAELYQSLCEQDQRVSAILMSRNFGSSDTSYSAGTEYASGDAVIWIDGDIQDPPELISQFVQKWLEGYEVVYGVRSKRKMGIFLGFAYKTFYRLFRRYSYIEMPMHAGDFCIIDRKVADVLNSMPERDRFMRGLRAWVGFKHTGVEYTRLERAAGRSSTNLGLYIRVAKKGLISFSYAPLSFISNIAFVAMIATMIAILAFPFFAIFYPAPRGFLTLIVVILFIGSVQFCILAILGEYMAKIFEEVKARPKYIIRHIINNHRI
- a CDS encoding GDP-mannose 4,6-dehydratase, with product MSNTSRVSLVTGAGGFVGANLVRRLVNQGERVHALVRADKPNWRLADIADKITWHKADLCDKATVRTIAHTVQPEFIYHLATAGVYAGAHVSDSEMIENNVCGFINLVDAVSDLNYACFINTGSSAEYGQKQNPMHEADICEPTTAYGISKLAATHYATLVAQKESRPIVTLRLFSPYGPYDDASRLMSYAIARASRGENLSLGDPQSVRDFVYIDDVIEAYVQCAKNAVKCRGEVFNIGSGGEFSVRTVVEKILQKVGSSSQCSWRNANAGRPWESSRWQADISKAKKMLDWEPKVSLDKGLDKTLLWFGKNQSFYKDI
- a CDS encoding NUDIX domain-containing protein; translated protein: MVSQARKTAQTQEVIVQPEVTELSDEERDLYLKLQAKVGWKRTGTEVFESFFPILPFVPSEQALVRTCADGSKEVLMWYREDPHYKGWHMVGGYILHGESDEEWLARCIKKETDLKLSSFWHIRDFNTRPETGWVPNHQMARFFVCEVKGEPSVGTWFPLNAIPEDTLGHHKKYIDCLRAHFMRMETMCQKGIWHDHKSKAPQWKWRVCNWNYFGESADRVDSGRVYDALDDAVAAFRSFEAPLAYLVDDQGLQIL
- a CDS encoding GDP-mannose 4,6-dehydratase → MTLGYWQHKNVFITGATGLLGSWLVKYLVDAGARVTVLIRDMVPDSYLLTSGYAGRVNVVRGSLESYHILERALNEYEIDTVFHTAAQTIVQIANRNPLPTLEANVRGTWNILEAVRRNPNVKKIIIASSDKAYGIHKELPYTEDAPLRGSHPYDVSKSAADLIAQMYHSTYSVPVTITRCGNFFGPGDLNFNRIVPETIRALVAGQRPVIRSDGTFIRDYFYIEDAADAYITLAEKMDDPKIHGHAFNFSNELQMSVREVVERIGTLMGSSLEPLIMNEARNEILHQYLSAKKAREMLGWSPKLGFDEGLRRTIDWYRKFLHTKGNV